The Paenibacillus sp. RUD330 genome has a segment encoding these proteins:
- the rpsT gene encoding 30S ribosomal protein S20, whose amino-acid sequence MPNIKSAIKRVKTSEKRRALNASQKSALRTAVKAADAATTGTDAEAAKAALIVATKKLDKAVTKGLIHKNAAARKKSRLAKKLNAISAQA is encoded by the coding sequence GTGCCAAACATCAAATCCGCCATCAAACGCGTGAAAACGAGCGAGAAGCGCCGCGCTCTGAACGCTTCCCAAAAATCCGCGCTCCGCACGGCTGTCAAAGCAGCTGACGCAGCGACTACCGGTACCGATGCGGAAGCAGCCAAGGCTGCTCTGATCGTCGCAACGAAAAAGCTGGACAAAGCCGTAACTAAAGGCCTGATCCATAAAAACGCTGCTGCCCGTAAAAAATCCCGCCTGGCCAAAAAGCTCAACGCCATTTCGGCGCAAGCCTAA
- the holA gene encoding DNA polymerase III subunit delta, translated as MEAKDAVKDIRAGRIAPVYAVFGKDRYRMSQFATMLTEKLLAPDERELGIVRYDMSETSLEEIIGEAETLPFFVPKKIILARDSSFLCAAAKEGKVEHKAERFLSYMEHPSETSIIVFLVQADKLDERRKAVKLLKERNLLVAFPELTEGELATWIIRRAKDQNRSIGEEAASLLVSRVGTGMQALSQEVDKLCLFAGEEGSISVEDVARLTASTVEEDVFALIDSMAELNMDRTLTIYRELLLRREEPIRIAALVARQLRIMLQIKELERHRYSPQQMAGQLGLHPYAVKLAAEKARKFETAVLGEHLSALAELDYAMKTGRINKELGLQLFLLSMGTGAKSGRA; from the coding sequence ATGGAAGCCAAAGACGCCGTAAAGGATATTCGGGCCGGCAGGATCGCTCCCGTCTATGCCGTCTTCGGGAAAGACCGCTACCGGATGAGCCAATTCGCGACGATGCTGACGGAGAAGCTGCTGGCGCCGGACGAGAGGGAGCTCGGCATCGTCCGGTACGACATGTCCGAGACCTCGCTGGAGGAAATCATCGGCGAAGCCGAGACGCTGCCTTTTTTTGTGCCGAAGAAGATCATTCTGGCAAGGGATTCGAGCTTTCTGTGCGCGGCGGCGAAGGAAGGAAAGGTCGAGCATAAGGCGGAGCGCTTCCTCTCGTACATGGAGCATCCGAGCGAGACGAGCATCATCGTCTTCCTGGTCCAGGCCGACAAGCTCGATGAGCGCCGCAAGGCCGTCAAGCTGCTCAAGGAGCGCAACCTGCTCGTCGCTTTCCCGGAGCTTACCGAGGGCGAGCTGGCGACCTGGATCATCCGCAGGGCGAAGGACCAGAACCGCAGCATAGGCGAGGAGGCGGCATCGCTGCTCGTCTCCAGAGTCGGCACCGGCATGCAGGCGCTGTCGCAGGAGGTGGACAAGCTCTGCCTGTTCGCGGGGGAAGAAGGAAGCATCTCCGTCGAAGACGTGGCCCGATTGACGGCCTCGACGGTCGAGGAGGATGTGTTCGCCCTGATCGACTCCATGGCGGAGCTGAACATGGACCGGACGCTGACGATCTATCGGGAGCTGCTGCTGAGGCGGGAGGAGCCGATCCGCATCGCCGCTCTCGTCGCGAGGCAGCTGCGCATCATGCTGCAGATCAAGGAGCTGGAGCGGCATCGCTATTCGCCGCAGCAGATGGCCGGCCAGCTGGGCCTTCATCCCTACGCGGTCAAGCTGGCCGCGGAGAAGGCGCGCAAGTTCGAGACGGCCGTGCTCGGCGAGCATCTGTCGGCGCTCGCCGAGCTTGATTACGCGATGAAGACGGGGCGCATCAACAAAGAGCTGGGCTTGCAGCTGTTCCTTCTCTCGATGGGAACGGGAGCGAAAAGCGGGCGGGCATGA
- a CDS encoding anti-sigma factor translates to MNRYLDGDLDEHERVLLMEHLKNCPDDQELFERLQRLSEELEELPKVTPPFSLVDSILPQLAEIDALRDAKAAQAAVMDEERTQAEEAAAAEGGSLGSHRASRKRTGWLGRRTAAWGGATAVAAAAIILAVSLNGPHPNRQTAMLESKAPAAAGNASPYSSAADQEAADTGGAAMKSMEEGTGSSEPATSPTAVSDGSRGTGGGSGTKPSTPPSPSARVGGVGGASQFNKSDPNNSGSANLGGPSMGIAQFPSPPASPSPGTEQGFASQGLAASAASPDGKYSYTVTGNLLEVFESGDKKLAELKLDGELQGSPSWSSDSTTLAVEVKDGSGAVKKFKIAAAEGTVEEQKS, encoded by the coding sequence ATGAATCGATATTTGGACGGCGATCTTGACGAGCATGAACGCGTGCTCTTGATGGAGCATCTCAAGAACTGCCCGGACGACCAGGAGCTGTTCGAGCGTCTTCAGAGGCTCTCCGAAGAGCTCGAGGAGCTGCCCAAGGTCACGCCGCCCTTCAGCCTGGTGGATTCCATCCTGCCGCAGCTGGCCGAGATCGACGCGCTGCGGGATGCCAAGGCCGCCCAGGCGGCGGTCATGGACGAAGAGCGGACTCAGGCGGAGGAAGCCGCTGCGGCGGAAGGCGGCTCGCTCGGCTCGCACCGGGCTTCGCGGAAGCGGACGGGCTGGCTTGGCCGCAGAACGGCTGCATGGGGAGGGGCGACCGCGGTTGCGGCGGCGGCCATCATTCTCGCCGTCAGCCTGAACGGTCCCCATCCGAACAGGCAGACCGCCATGCTGGAATCCAAGGCGCCTGCCGCCGCGGGCAACGCCTCGCCGTATTCGTCTGCCGCTGATCAGGAAGCTGCGGATACGGGGGGAGCGGCCATGAAGTCCATGGAAGAGGGAACCGGCTCGAGCGAGCCGGCCACATCTCCGACGGCGGTCTCCGACGGCAGCCGCGGGACTGGAGGCGGCTCGGGCACGAAGCCGTCGACGCCTCCATCCCCGTCGGCCAGGGTCGGAGGCGTCGGGGGAGCGAGCCAGTTCAACAAGAGCGATCCCAACAATTCCGGCTCCGCGAACCTGGGAGGACCATCGATGGGAATCGCCCAATTCCCGAGCCCTCCGGCATCTCCATCGCCGGGAACGGAGCAGGGATTCGCCAGCCAGGGACTTGCAGCCTCTGCGGCATCTCCGGACGGCAAGTACAGCTACACGGTCACCGGCAACCTGCTGGAAGTGTTCGAGAGCGGGGACAAAAAGCTGGCGGAGCTCAAGCTGGACGGCGAGCTTCAGGGCTCTCCTTCCTGGAGCTCCGACAGCACGACCCTTGCGGTCGAGGTGAAGGACGGCTCCGGAGCCGTCAAGAAATTCAAGATCGCAGCTGCCGAGGGCACCGTGGAGGAGCAAAAATCCTGA
- a CDS encoding sigma-70 family RNA polymerase sigma factor, with translation MVEPGLIRAAQQGDRDALVSLLREIENHVYRTAYYILGNEQDALDASQEALIRIYTKITSYEEKAQFKTWVQRIVTNICIDKFRRTKPVVSIEEHDMVFREKQDVEEEVLSAYAAKDIREAIDKLPDHHRAVVVLRYLQDFSYNEIADSLDLPLNTVKSYLFRARQQLQTLLHDYQKGGVRG, from the coding sequence GTGGTAGAGCCTGGTCTCATACGAGCCGCTCAACAGGGCGATCGCGACGCTCTCGTGTCCCTATTGCGCGAAATAGAAAATCACGTATATCGGACGGCCTATTATATACTGGGCAACGAGCAGGACGCGCTGGACGCTTCCCAGGAAGCGCTCATTCGCATTTATACCAAAATTACTTCCTACGAGGAAAAAGCGCAGTTCAAGACATGGGTGCAGAGAATCGTCACGAACATCTGCATCGACAAGTTCCGGCGCACCAAGCCCGTCGTGTCCATCGAAGAGCATGATATGGTCTTCCGTGAGAAGCAGGACGTGGAAGAGGAAGTATTGTCCGCCTATGCGGCCAAAGATATTCGAGAAGCAATCGACAAGCTTCCGGATCACCACAGAGCCGTTGTCGTGCTCCGTTATTTGCAGGACTTCTCGTACAACGAAATCGCGGATTCCCTCGATCTTCCGCTGAATACGGTGAAATCCTATTTATTCCGGGCCAGGCAACAGCTTCAGACGCTGCTGCATGACTATCAGAAAGGTGGTGTCCGAGGATGA
- a CDS encoding GntR family transcriptional regulator, giving the protein MSKSQKPLYSVIKDELQSKIDQGDYQPDQQLPTENELSSLYSVSRITTRRALEELEREGYIYRIQGSGSFVKKADAAPERQAPHPPAFAEVEPGPIISMILPHLDEGAMVGYIRGASNYLNRLGYHLSLHTSNSDPALEEELLESMPGRGSSAVILYPLNDSCSFERLNRLYLMDFPIVTIDKEMPGMPIPSVVSDNFGGVYEAVSRLIDLGHRRIAFFSNAGIESVSSVRSRYFGYCKAMKDRGVPLLPELVRLGASKELKAAGKTAFFSGLLNGYRENGITAVQVENDLIAVQLLLYAQQLDMRVPDDLSIFGFDNNPICEMLHIPVATVAQNYDEIGRMAAELLIHRLRQGQADTGQHVVPVSLIERKSVHRLA; this is encoded by the coding sequence GTGAGCAAATCCCAGAAACCGCTCTATTCCGTCATCAAGGATGAGCTGCAGTCCAAAATCGATCAGGGCGACTATCAGCCGGATCAGCAGCTGCCGACCGAGAACGAGCTTTCATCCCTCTACAGCGTCAGCCGGATCACGACCCGCCGAGCACTCGAGGAGCTCGAGAGGGAAGGCTACATCTACCGGATCCAAGGCAGCGGGAGCTTCGTAAAGAAAGCGGATGCGGCTCCGGAACGCCAGGCTCCGCATCCTCCTGCTTTTGCGGAGGTGGAGCCGGGCCCGATCATATCCATGATCCTGCCTCATCTCGATGAAGGGGCCATGGTCGGTTATATCCGCGGAGCCTCCAATTACCTCAACCGGCTCGGCTACCATCTCAGCCTCCATACGAGCAACAGCGATCCGGCGCTGGAAGAAGAGCTGCTGGAATCGATGCCGGGCCGGGGAAGCTCGGCCGTCATCCTGTATCCGCTCAACGACTCCTGCAGCTTCGAGCGGCTCAACCGGCTGTACTTGATGGATTTTCCGATCGTCACCATCGACAAGGAGATGCCCGGCATGCCGATTCCCTCGGTCGTCTCCGACAATTTCGGCGGCGTGTACGAGGCGGTATCCCGGCTGATCGATCTGGGCCACCGGCGCATCGCCTTCTTCAGCAACGCGGGAATCGAGTCGGTCTCCTCGGTGCGCAGCCGCTACTTCGGCTACTGCAAGGCCATGAAGGACCGCGGAGTTCCCCTCCTTCCCGAGCTGGTGCGGCTTGGCGCGAGCAAGGAGCTGAAGGCTGCCGGAAAAACCGCTTTTTTCAGCGGGCTGCTGAACGGCTACCGGGAGAACGGCATTACGGCGGTGCAGGTGGAGAACGACCTCATCGCGGTCCAGCTTCTGCTCTATGCCCAGCAGCTGGACATGCGGGTTCCCGACGATCTGTCCATCTTCGGCTTCGACAACAATCCGATCTGCGAGATGCTGCATATCCCGGTGGCGACGGTCGCGCAGAATTACGACGAGATCGGCCGGATGGCGGCGGAGCTGCTCATCCATAGGCTGCGGCAGGGCCAGGCCGACACGGGGCAGCATGTCGTTCCGGTCAGCCTGATCGAAAGGAAATCGGTCCATCGGCTTGCCTGA
- a CDS encoding extracellular solute-binding protein — MNNARLKQGLIGGLAVLMLAGCQSGGSAGSGESGSGGKDGKLTLKMARDSFTDVHPASKDLWMWKKYEEKTGIHIEWEEIPGESSAERKNVMLASGKLPDAFYQTGFSSSELIKYGEQGLFLPLEDLIEQHAPNLKRWFEKNPEVKKAITMPDGHIYSLPYIDTALPYRSIRLYINKTWLDNLGLPVPKTTDELQAALKTFKEKDANGNGDPNDEMGWVMPTGFINGMFERQLYGSFGMGNGGYKGAASWIYKDSDGEVKLIFNDPKYKEVLQYLNGLFKDGTLPQLNYSGYEYAQWAADGSAGKVGAFSWGDPHYIGTIGAKDYIGINVLAGPHGDKVVNWMDPMTRQTSSFTITKSNKHPEETMEWVDYFYGEEGSNFGYFGIEGETYTMVDGKPQYSEEIRTYKGGIQLGAFQYVDNVYGGGYPYAEPDMELRSAVKGKTVDEDFKTNAAELQQFLPEEVWPEFSPTAEEAKKQSAILTDINKYIQQMRVKFVTGQADFDSGWDQYVATLDKMGAQDYLAFKKGQYERYQSVK, encoded by the coding sequence ATGAACAACGCAAGGTTGAAACAAGGGCTGATCGGGGGGCTTGCCGTGCTGATGCTGGCCGGCTGCCAGTCGGGCGGCTCGGCAGGAAGCGGGGAATCCGGCAGCGGGGGCAAGGACGGCAAGCTCACGCTCAAGATGGCCCGGGACAGCTTCACGGACGTCCATCCGGCTTCGAAGGACCTGTGGATGTGGAAGAAATATGAGGAGAAGACCGGCATCCACATCGAGTGGGAGGAGATACCGGGCGAGAGCTCGGCGGAGCGCAAAAACGTCATGCTCGCCTCCGGCAAGCTTCCGGACGCATTCTATCAGACCGGCTTCAGCAGCTCCGAGCTCATCAAGTACGGGGAGCAGGGCTTGTTCCTTCCGCTGGAGGATCTCATCGAACAGCATGCTCCGAATCTGAAGCGATGGTTCGAGAAAAATCCGGAGGTCAAGAAGGCGATCACGATGCCGGACGGCCATATCTACTCCTTGCCGTACATCGATACGGCCCTTCCGTACCGGTCCATCCGGCTCTACATCAACAAAACCTGGCTGGACAACCTCGGCTTGCCGGTGCCCAAGACGACGGACGAGCTGCAGGCGGCTCTCAAGACGTTCAAGGAGAAGGACGCCAACGGCAACGGCGATCCGAACGACGAGATGGGCTGGGTCATGCCGACGGGCTTCATCAACGGCATGTTCGAGCGGCAGCTGTACGGCAGCTTCGGCATGGGGAACGGAGGCTACAAGGGAGCGGCAAGCTGGATCTACAAGGATTCGGACGGCGAGGTCAAGCTCATCTTCAACGATCCGAAGTACAAGGAGGTGCTGCAGTACCTGAACGGGCTGTTCAAGGACGGCACGCTGCCGCAGCTCAACTATTCCGGCTATGAATACGCCCAGTGGGCGGCCGACGGCTCGGCCGGCAAGGTCGGAGCCTTCTCGTGGGGAGATCCGCATTATATCGGCACGATCGGGGCCAAGGACTATATCGGCATCAACGTGCTGGCCGGTCCGCATGGGGACAAGGTCGTGAACTGGATGGATCCCATGACGAGGCAGACGTCCTCCTTCACGATCACCAAGTCCAACAAGCATCCGGAGGAAACGATGGAGTGGGTCGATTATTTCTACGGCGAGGAAGGAAGCAACTTCGGCTACTTCGGCATCGAGGGCGAAACGTACACCATGGTGGACGGCAAGCCGCAATACAGCGAAGAGATCCGCACGTACAAGGGCGGCATCCAGCTCGGAGCGTTCCAGTACGTGGACAACGTGTATGGAGGCGGCTACCCGTACGCGGAGCCCGATATGGAGCTTCGTTCCGCCGTGAAGGGCAAGACGGTGGACGAGGACTTCAAGACGAATGCGGCGGAGCTCCAGCAGTTCCTGCCGGAGGAAGTGTGGCCCGAATTTTCTCCGACTGCGGAGGAAGCCAAAAAGCAGTCGGCCATCTTGACGGACATCAACAAGTACATCCAGCAGATGAGGGTGAAATTCGTCACGGGGCAGGCCGACTTCGACAGCGGCTGGGACCAGTATGTCGCCACTTTGGACAAAATGGGCGCACAGGATTATCTGGCGTTCAAGAAGGGCCAGTATGAACGCTATCAAAGCGTGAAGTAG
- a CDS encoding carbohydrate ABC transporter permease, with translation MDTIKQTPGEKAFEAVNLTLVLLITIVLLYPLLFVIIASVSDPRKIYDTFLLVWPQGFNLESYKAIFENGDIWIGYRNTVLYTTVGTAINVFMTILGAYPLSRRRFYGKNVFTFLFTFTMFFSGGLIPTYLVNQSLGILNSIWVLVLPGAISVFNLIIMRTYFQTQIPVELEESAFVDGCSDWRLLFKIVLPLSMPIIAVMILFYGVGHWNSYFDSLIYMTDRDKFPLQLFLREILIKNSMQDMLGVAVDEQYSQRMMAREGIKYSIVVASSLPLLILYPLLSKFFEKGILVGAIKG, from the coding sequence ATGGATACCATCAAGCAGACGCCTGGAGAAAAAGCATTCGAGGCCGTCAATCTGACGCTCGTGCTGCTCATTACGATCGTGCTCTTGTACCCGCTTCTGTTCGTCATTATCGCCTCCGTCTCGGATCCGCGGAAGATCTACGATACGTTTCTGCTGGTCTGGCCGCAGGGCTTCAACCTGGAAAGCTACAAGGCGATCTTCGAGAACGGCGACATCTGGATCGGCTACCGCAATACGGTCCTCTATACGACGGTCGGCACGGCGATCAATGTGTTCATGACGATCCTGGGCGCTTATCCGCTGTCGCGCCGCCGGTTCTACGGCAAGAACGTGTTCACGTTCCTGTTCACGTTCACGATGTTTTTCAGCGGCGGCCTCATCCCGACCTATCTGGTCAACCAGTCTCTCGGCATTCTGAACAGTATCTGGGTGCTCGTCCTGCCGGGAGCGATCAGCGTGTTCAATCTCATCATCATGAGAACCTACTTCCAGACCCAGATTCCGGTCGAGCTGGAGGAGAGCGCGTTCGTCGACGGCTGCAGCGACTGGCGGCTGCTGTTCAAAATCGTGCTTCCGCTGTCCATGCCGATCATCGCCGTCATGATCCTGTTCTACGGAGTCGGGCATTGGAATTCCTACTTCGATTCCCTGATCTACATGACGGACAGGGACAAGTTCCCTCTGCAGCTGTTCCTGAGGGAGATCCTGATCAAAAACAGCATGCAGGACATGCTCGGGGTCGCGGTGGACGAGCAGTACAGCCAGCGGATGATGGCGCGCGAAGGAATCAAGTACTCCATCGTCGTCGCATCCTCGCTTCCTCTGCTTATCCTTTATCCGTTATTGTCGAAATTTTTTGAAAAAGGCATTCTCGTCGGCGCGATCAAAGGCTAG
- a CDS encoding ABC transporter permease subunit, whose translation MEIQTARKPSAEGFSRRLAEIGKQLKRNIGLYLIIAPAFFYFVIWHFWPLYGIQIAFKDYMPALGITGSPWVGLEHFTRFFRTFFFWDILRNTLGISVYGLIVGIPAPIILALMFNEIRRKRLRGIVQTISYAPHFISVVVAVGILFFFISPTTGVINGIITRFGGSPIDFMANPSHFWHLFVWSGLWQSIGWSSLIYTAAMAGIPPDQYEAAYIDGASRFRRIWHVTLPGIMPTIMILSIMSIGGVMNVGFEKVLLMQTDMNLAKSEVISTYMYKSGIVEAQYSFSAAVGLFNNVVNFILLILFNAIAKRAGQTSLW comes from the coding sequence ATGGAAATCCAGACGGCGCGAAAGCCCTCGGCCGAAGGTTTTTCCCGCCGGCTCGCGGAGATCGGAAAACAGCTGAAGCGCAATATCGGATTGTACCTGATCATCGCACCGGCCTTTTTTTATTTCGTCATCTGGCATTTCTGGCCGCTGTACGGAATTCAGATCGCATTCAAGGACTACATGCCCGCTCTCGGAATTACGGGAAGCCCCTGGGTAGGGCTGGAGCATTTCACCCGTTTCTTCCGCACCTTCTTCTTCTGGGACATTCTCCGGAACACGCTCGGCATCAGCGTTTACGGGCTGATCGTCGGCATACCGGCTCCCATCATCCTCGCTCTCATGTTCAACGAGATCAGGCGCAAGCGGCTGCGCGGCATCGTGCAGACGATCTCCTACGCGCCGCATTTCATCTCCGTCGTCGTGGCGGTCGGCATCCTGTTCTTCTTCATCTCTCCGACAACGGGCGTCATCAACGGAATCATCACCCGCTTCGGCGGCTCTCCGATCGATTTCATGGCGAATCCGTCCCATTTCTGGCATCTGTTCGTCTGGTCGGGCCTGTGGCAGTCCATCGGCTGGTCGTCCCTCATCTATACGGCCGCGATGGCGGGCATACCGCCGGATCAATATGAAGCCGCATACATAGACGGGGCAAGCCGCTTCCGGCGCATCTGGCATGTGACTCTTCCCGGCATCATGCCGACGATCATGATCCTGTCCATCATGAGCATCGGAGGGGTGATGAACGTCGGCTTCGAGAAGGTGCTGCTCATGCAGACCGACATGAACCTCGCCAAGTCAGAGGTCATCTCCACGTACATGTACAAGAGCGGCATCGTCGAAGCCCAGTACAGCTTTTCCGCGGCCGTAGGCCTGTTCAACAACGTCGTCAATTTCATCCTGCTGATCCTGTTCAACGCCATCGCCAAGCGGGCCGGACAGACCAGCCTCTGGTAA
- a CDS encoding response regulator, protein MKALIVDDEIYAVKGLMAGVSWQEAGIDEIYEAYHADMAKEMLRTHDIDIMICDIEMPEQSGLELMEWVKEEGMKLETVVLTCHSEFRYAQKALQLGGSDYILKPVIYRELEQVLQALVRKVEERRQAGHEGERYHQLAELWQGQKPLLAERYWKDLLDGRERPDASWLERVRLAADVDAESIGRVRPLLISVENWEKEIDERDERVMEFALRKAAEEILLESLPGAVVEDYRGNSLILLYEGGAAAPLLPELCDRYREACRTYFYCKMSVYIGDAVPLKELRGEYLGLLHEEYRNVSIAWSSIPAGAASRGERRDHRDHLLQPDSAALLEWADLLEQGGIESMRARLEELLTPGAAVTVETLSAYAYALMQAAYLTLHRKGFPAFMLHQYREDFDVSAATRSLQRFRAWSEGILGQIGALLQSRRSESPVVRQIKTYIADHMDRDVTREELAEHVFLNPAYLSRLFRKETGKVLTDYILQEKMRAAARRLTETDESVSAVAAGLGYGNFSYFARLFRKVYGRNPHEFRKIGADSSTTSGA, encoded by the coding sequence ATGAAGGCGCTGATCGTGGACGATGAAATCTATGCCGTCAAAGGATTGATGGCAGGCGTATCCTGGCAGGAAGCCGGGATCGACGAGATCTATGAGGCTTACCATGCGGACATGGCCAAGGAAATGCTTCGGACTCATGACATCGACATCATGATCTGCGACATCGAGATGCCGGAGCAGAGCGGGCTGGAGCTGATGGAGTGGGTCAAGGAAGAGGGAATGAAGCTGGAGACGGTGGTGCTCACCTGCCATTCCGAATTCCGCTATGCCCAGAAAGCCCTTCAGCTGGGAGGAAGCGACTATATCCTGAAGCCGGTCATCTACCGGGAGCTGGAGCAGGTGCTGCAGGCGCTCGTCCGCAAAGTGGAGGAGCGGCGGCAGGCCGGCCATGAAGGGGAGCGCTACCACCAGCTGGCGGAGCTGTGGCAGGGACAGAAGCCGCTGCTGGCCGAGCGGTACTGGAAGGATCTGCTCGACGGCCGCGAGCGTCCCGACGCCAGCTGGCTGGAGAGGGTCAGGCTCGCCGCGGATGTCGACGCGGAGAGCATCGGCCGGGTCCGTCCGCTTCTGATCAGCGTGGAGAACTGGGAGAAGGAAATCGACGAGCGGGATGAGCGCGTCATGGAATTCGCCCTGCGCAAGGCGGCGGAGGAAATCCTGCTGGAATCGCTCCCGGGTGCCGTCGTCGAGGATTACCGGGGCAACAGCCTGATTCTCCTCTATGAGGGAGGCGCAGCGGCGCCGCTGCTGCCGGAGCTGTGCGACCGGTACCGGGAAGCCTGCAGAACGTATTTCTATTGCAAAATGTCCGTCTACATCGGAGACGCGGTGCCGCTCAAGGAGCTCAGAGGGGAATATCTCGGCCTTCTGCATGAGGAATACCGCAATGTCAGCATTGCCTGGAGCAGCATTCCCGCCGGCGCCGCCAGCCGCGGAGAGCGTCGCGACCATCGAGACCATCTCCTGCAGCCCGATTCCGCGGCTCTTCTGGAATGGGCGGACCTGCTGGAGCAAGGCGGAATCGAGTCGATGAGGGCAAGGCTCGAGGAGCTGCTCACGCCCGGGGCGGCCGTGACGGTCGAGACGCTGAGCGCGTATGCGTACGCCTTGATGCAGGCCGCGTATCTGACGCTTCACCGCAAGGGCTTTCCCGCCTTCATGCTGCATCAGTACCGGGAAGACTTCGACGTCAGCGCCGCGACCCGCTCGCTGCAGCGGTTCCGGGCATGGTCGGAGGGCATTCTCGGCCAGATCGGCGCCCTGCTCCAATCCCGCCGCTCGGAAAGTCCCGTCGTGAGGCAGATCAAGACGTACATCGCCGACCATATGGACCGCGACGTGACCCGGGAAGAGCTGGCCGAGCATGTGTTCCTCAACCCGGCCTACCTGTCGCGCTTGTTCCGCAAGGAGACGGGCAAGGTTCTGACCGACTATATTCTGCAGGAGAAAATGCGCGCCGCGGCGCGAAGGCTGACGGAGACCGACGAGAGCGTAAGCGCGGTCGCCGCCGGTCTCGGCTACGGCAACTTCTCGTACTTCGCGCGGCTGTTCCGCAAGGTGTACGGCAGGAATCCGCATGAGTTCCGCAAAATCGGAGCCGACAGCAGCACGACCTCCGGCGCTTGA